The Lycium ferocissimum isolate CSIRO_LF1 chromosome 1, AGI_CSIRO_Lferr_CH_V1, whole genome shotgun sequence genome includes a region encoding these proteins:
- the LOC132065415 gene encoding uncharacterized protein LOC132065415: MSCPQAWTAIKKKNLMADNYCSEVFKSHIVVKTYDVVVDPLPDESEWKIPTYISEDVVLQPRYKRPLGRPKKKRDKPLVELLLGKHRHACNTWGHLGHNSRSCNNEPRKK; encoded by the coding sequence ATGTCATGCCCACAGGCATGGACTGccattaagaaaaaaaatctcatgGCTGACAACTATTGCTCAGAAGTATTCAAATCGCATATCGTGGTGAAGACATATGATGTAGTCGTGGATCCTCTACCTGATGAGAGTGAATGGAAGATTCCTACATACATCTCAGAGGATGTAGTTTTGCAACCAAGATACAAGAGACCTctaggtaggccgaagaagaagCGTGATAAGCCATTAGTTGAATTGCTTCTTGGTAAACATAGACATGCTTGTAATACCTGGGGACATCTTGGACACAATAGTCGTTCTTGTAATAATGAGCCTCGAAAGAAGTAA